One genomic segment of Candidatus Delongbacteria bacterium includes these proteins:
- the murD gene encoding UDP-N-acetylmuramoyl-L-alanine--D-glutamate ligase yields the protein MSGTPESRLLLIGSALSAQAAARLALANGWSVSLVDDRPLAPAIAESFTELGVTLLPSAESALSCNPSLIVPSPAVPMNHPVIQAAHRRQIPVRSEISFARSWVPAHLVGITGSNGKTTTTALCAALLQAGGLRAAAGGNIGVPLAELAMADTPWDALALELSSYQLETTEDLAVDAAVLLNLSEDHLARHGSLEAYGDTKFRLAHQLAPEGVVIHGDEDVFFAPRVRAAGLTAWRFGTREDCEMQLDGQMIRFQLAGLADWLDTRELKLQGRHNAWNVMAATLAAWKLGVDARVLAEAARRFAPLAHRLEPVPSRHPARWINDSKATNADAGLQAVLSAPATGRLILLAGGEAKGPDFHDVARALTARGARAILFGRDRELILAGLQPGVPCDLCDTLDQAVALAASRTGAGDTVLFSPLCASFDQYRNYEHRGDHFRQLAGAL from the coding sequence ATGTCTGGAACGCCTGAGTCCCGCCTGCTGCTGATCGGCAGTGCCCTCAGCGCGCAGGCCGCCGCCCGCCTGGCCCTGGCCAATGGCTGGTCGGTGAGCCTGGTGGACGACCGCCCGCTCGCCCCCGCTATTGCGGAATCTTTCACGGAGCTGGGTGTCACACTGCTGCCTTCCGCCGAGAGCGCATTGTCCTGCAACCCCAGCCTGATCGTGCCCAGTCCGGCCGTGCCCATGAATCACCCCGTGATCCAGGCGGCCCACCGGCGCCAGATTCCGGTGCGCAGCGAAATCTCCTTCGCGCGCTCCTGGGTCCCGGCACACCTGGTGGGCATCACCGGCTCGAACGGCAAGACCACCACCACCGCCCTCTGTGCGGCCCTGTTGCAAGCGGGCGGCCTGCGCGCGGCCGCCGGCGGCAACATCGGTGTGCCCCTGGCCGAGCTGGCCATGGCCGACACCCCCTGGGACGCGCTGGCGCTGGAACTGTCGAGCTACCAGCTCGAGACCACCGAGGATCTGGCCGTGGATGCGGCCGTGCTGCTGAACCTGAGCGAGGACCATCTGGCCCGCCACGGCAGTCTGGAAGCCTACGGTGACACCAAATTCCGCCTGGCGCACCAGCTGGCCCCCGAGGGCGTGGTGATTCACGGGGATGAGGATGTTTTCTTCGCCCCGCGCGTCCGGGCCGCCGGATTGACTGCCTGGCGCTTCGGCACCCGCGAGGACTGCGAGATGCAGCTGGACGGCCAGATGATCCGCTTCCAACTCGCTGGTCTGGCTGACTGGCTGGATACCCGCGAGCTGAAACTGCAGGGACGTCACAACGCCTGGAACGTGATGGCCGCCACGCTGGCCGCCTGGAAACTGGGCGTGGACGCCCGCGTGCTGGCTGAGGCGGCCCGCCGTTTCGCTCCCCTGGCACACAGACTGGAACCGGTGCCCAGCCGGCATCCGGCGCGCTGGATCAACGACAGCAAGGCCACCAATGCCGACGCCGGTCTGCAGGCCGTGCTGAGCGCCCCCGCCACGGGGCGCCTGATCCTTCTGGCGGGCGGAGAAGCCAAGGGTCCCGATTTCCACGATGTGGCCCGGGCCCTGACGGCTCGCGGTGCGCGCGCGATTCTCTTCGGACGCGATCGGGAACTGATCCTGGCCGGCCTGCAGCCCGGAGTGCCCTGCGATCTTTGTGATACGCTGGACCAGGCCGTGGCCCTGGCCGCCAGCCGGACGGGCGCGGGGGACACAGTGCTCTTCAGTCCCCTCTGCGCCAGTTTCGACCAGTACCGCAACTACGAACATCGCGGCGACCACTTCCGCCAATTGGCAGGAGCCCTCTGA
- a CDS encoding UDP-N-acetylmuramoyl-L-alanyl-D-glutamate--2,6-diaminopimelate ligase, with product MSHDLQQLAPRTLDATSLRALCPVLAGSLPRGATWGAGWRRGEEDHWPALVEDHRQARSGDLFVAIRGQRFDGHSQLESLRAQGVFSVGEAGSPADLQVEDTRTWLALAAEALEGHPARTLKLIGITGTNGKTTTTWLLHRLLLSRDAHCGHCGTLGSWIGPSAELNPGLTTPGASQLSRLGARIREAGGRHLVMEVSSHAIDQQRIAGLSFHGAIFLNLSPEHLDYHLEMEDYFRCKADFMARKETAWRLVFTDDPWGRRLAAELGSGCITAGVSPDADWRLVKRRVDGSAQILELITPGGSRERYRIPLPGAHNAQNALAALVAMRLQGLQAEELAGLCAGLSSAPGRLELHEKHGHARVIIDYAHTPDGYEKCYAALAELKPRRIFTVFGCGGDRDRSKRPRMAAIAESHSHRLLITTDNPRSEDPLQIATDMRAGLSHPETSQWIPDRAEAIRAALTMAEPEDLVLLLGKGHERYQLIGSGKLHFDEREVLADVWNA from the coding sequence ATGTCGCACGATCTCCAACAGCTTGCCCCACGGACTCTTGACGCCACCAGTCTGCGGGCGCTGTGTCCGGTCCTCGCGGGTTCCCTGCCTCGGGGCGCGACCTGGGGCGCGGGCTGGCGCCGTGGCGAAGAGGATCACTGGCCGGCGCTGGTCGAGGACCATCGCCAGGCACGCTCCGGTGATCTCTTCGTGGCGATCCGGGGCCAGCGATTCGATGGCCACAGCCAACTGGAAAGCCTGCGAGCCCAGGGGGTGTTCAGCGTGGGTGAAGCGGGGAGTCCGGCGGATCTGCAGGTGGAGGACACCCGGACCTGGCTGGCGCTGGCCGCGGAAGCCCTTGAGGGCCATCCGGCGCGCACGCTGAAGCTCATCGGCATCACGGGCACCAACGGCAAGACAACGACCACCTGGCTGCTGCATCGCCTGCTGCTGTCGCGTGATGCGCACTGCGGCCATTGTGGCACACTGGGCAGCTGGATCGGTCCATCGGCCGAGCTCAACCCGGGCCTCACCACACCCGGGGCCAGCCAGTTGTCACGACTGGGAGCGCGGATCCGCGAGGCGGGCGGGCGGCATCTGGTGATGGAAGTCTCGAGCCACGCGATCGACCAGCAGCGGATCGCGGGGCTCAGCTTCCATGGAGCGATCTTCCTCAATCTCAGCCCCGAACACCTCGATTACCATCTGGAGATGGAAGACTATTTCCGTTGCAAAGCGGATTTCATGGCACGGAAGGAGACAGCCTGGCGGCTGGTCTTCACCGATGACCCGTGGGGCCGTCGGCTGGCCGCTGAGCTGGGATCAGGCTGCATCACGGCCGGTGTGTCCCCGGACGCGGACTGGCGACTGGTCAAGCGCCGCGTTGATGGGTCGGCGCAGATTCTGGAACTGATCACGCCCGGTGGATCACGCGAACGCTACCGCATTCCCCTGCCGGGAGCACACAACGCACAGAACGCGCTGGCAGCGCTGGTGGCGATGCGTCTGCAAGGCCTGCAAGCCGAGGAACTGGCCGGGCTCTGTGCCGGTCTGAGCAGTGCCCCGGGCCGCCTCGAACTGCACGAAAAGCACGGTCACGCGCGCGTGATCATTGATTACGCGCACACTCCCGATGGCTACGAGAAGTGTTACGCGGCACTGGCGGAACTGAAGCCTCGGCGGATATTCACGGTCTTTGGCTGTGGGGGCGACCGCGACCGCAGCAAACGCCCGCGGATGGCCGCGATTGCCGAAAGCCACAGCCATCGCCTGCTGATCACCACCGACAACCCGCGCAGCGAGGATCCGCTGCAGATCGCGACGGACATGCGCGCCGGTCTGTCTCACCCCGAAACCAGCCAGTGGATTCCCGACCGTGCCGAAGCGATTCGCGCGGCCCTGACCATGGCGGAACCCGAGGATCTGGTGCTGCTGCTGGGCAAGGGACACGAGCGCTATCAGTTGATCGGCAGCGGCAAACTGCATTTCGACGAACGGGAGGTGCTGGCCGATGTCTGGAACGCCTGA
- a CDS encoding sugar transferase, which yields MIARYLVRVSLALLDAGSLLLSFWLAWLTRFELLPLLFPSWVHVPQPLAQMSGFLALCAGAQLFFAIASGLYRFGQDDLRRQVFGSLRVVMLLFIVAVSYLVVFKLNFEFSRLATVIAMGWLALLMPLSRLLAIRTVLRLHVLRVPCVVIGRGEPLKEFLETDASSEFHLQNRVLASWSPEQCLDDEGQLFRPEIEEEITRMLRDEGLDKVVILMQGIPRTRLVSLLRGFEIRLKYIKLIPDAATLALAGTRILTLRSQLLLGLEQRLTHPWNRLLKRAWDTLLVLPALPLMILVIVLSAPFLGFRPLKRIPRWDLSGRAVHLWQLRVRYEDGGFLFQSGLYKLPELLGVLAGTQALVGPAPLLERELGGYRNFGPGLNRVRPGLTGLWQVSSFGYFDEDHRVALDMYYLMNWSLWMDFRILLESFYKGVYSLLHPRQGAMRE from the coding sequence ATGATCGCCCGCTACCTGGTTCGGGTCAGCCTGGCGCTGCTCGATGCCGGCAGCCTGCTGCTTTCCTTCTGGCTGGCCTGGCTCACGCGCTTCGAACTGCTGCCCCTCCTCTTTCCATCTTGGGTGCACGTTCCCCAACCTCTGGCCCAGATGTCCGGCTTTCTGGCTCTCTGCGCGGGAGCTCAGCTCTTCTTCGCCATCGCCTCGGGACTCTACCGATTCGGACAGGACGACCTGCGCCGCCAGGTCTTCGGCAGCCTGCGCGTGGTCATGTTGCTGTTCATCGTCGCGGTCAGCTATCTGGTGGTGTTCAAGCTCAACTTCGAATTCAGTCGGCTGGCCACCGTGATCGCCATGGGCTGGCTGGCGCTGCTGATGCCGCTGAGCCGCCTGCTGGCGATCCGGACCGTGTTGCGTCTGCACGTGTTGCGCGTGCCCTGTGTGGTCATTGGCCGCGGCGAGCCACTGAAGGAGTTCCTCGAGACCGACGCCAGCAGCGAGTTCCACCTGCAGAATCGCGTGCTGGCCAGCTGGTCGCCCGAGCAGTGTCTTGATGATGAAGGCCAGCTTTTTCGCCCGGAGATCGAGGAAGAGATCACGCGCATGCTGCGTGATGAAGGGCTGGACAAGGTGGTGATCCTGATGCAGGGCATCCCGCGCACACGGCTGGTGAGCCTGCTGCGCGGTTTCGAGATTCGATTGAAGTACATCAAGCTGATTCCCGACGCCGCGACTCTGGCGCTGGCCGGCACACGCATCCTCACCCTGCGCTCCCAGTTGCTGCTGGGCCTCGAGCAAAGGTTGACCCATCCCTGGAACCGGCTGCTGAAGCGCGCCTGGGATACTCTGCTGGTGCTGCCCGCCCTGCCCCTGATGATTCTGGTGATCGTGCTCTCGGCGCCCTTCCTGGGCTTCCGGCCTCTCAAGCGGATTCCCCGCTGGGATCTGTCGGGCCGGGCAGTCCATCTCTGGCAGCTGCGTGTACGCTACGAGGATGGGGGCTTTCTCTTCCAGAGCGGCCTCTACAAGCTGCCCGAGCTGCTGGGCGTGCTGGCCGGCACTCAGGCCCTCGTCGGACCTGCGCCCCTGCTGGAGCGCGAGTTGGGTGGATACCGCAACTTCGGCCCCGGCCTCAACCGGGTACGCCCGGGTTTGACCGGACTCTGGCAGGTTTCCAGTTTCGGCTACTTCGACGAGGACCACCGGGTGGCCCTGGACATGTATTACCTGATGAACTGGAGCCTCTGGATGGACTTCCGGATTCTGCTGGAGTCCTTCTACAAAGGCGTGTACTCACTGTTGCATCCGCGCCAGGGCGCAATGCGGGAATAG
- a CDS encoding glycosyltransferase family 2 protein produces the protein MSAAMEMPGGQPRKSRLISIVIVHYNTLELTRACLQSIRTDAAGLDTEVLVVDNGSSDGSGEQLAREFPDVRVLSGGGRLGFAAANNLAAHQSHGDYLLFLNSDTELRNHALQQLLDFMDATPDCAISGCRLLRKDGSLDKACRRSFPTPLVALYKVLGLNALFPRSRHFSRYDLSYLPEDGRYLIDCGVGAFMFCRLPVVKELGFFDEDYFFYGEDIDLCYRVRQRGHSIWYLGDIDILHHKRGTSLKSGTWVMHHFHASMLIFYRKHYRQQYPWFVNWLVYAGVGTRYALVRLLAMVLGRQKG, from the coding sequence ATGAGCGCTGCCATGGAGATGCCCGGGGGGCAGCCGCGGAAATCCCGGCTGATCTCGATCGTGATCGTGCATTACAACACGCTCGAGCTGACCCGTGCCTGCCTGCAGTCCATCCGCACGGACGCGGCCGGGCTGGACACCGAAGTCCTCGTGGTGGACAATGGCTCCAGTGATGGCTCGGGCGAGCAGCTGGCCCGTGAGTTTCCCGACGTGCGCGTGCTCTCCGGAGGTGGACGGCTGGGATTCGCCGCGGCCAACAATCTGGCGGCACATCAGTCACACGGCGACTACCTGCTGTTTCTCAATTCGGACACGGAACTGCGCAACCATGCGCTCCAGCAATTGCTGGATTTCATGGACGCCACCCCCGACTGCGCCATTTCGGGCTGTCGCCTGCTGCGCAAGGATGGCAGCCTGGACAAAGCCTGTCGGCGCAGCTTTCCCACTCCGCTGGTGGCGCTCTACAAGGTGCTGGGGCTGAATGCCCTGTTTCCCCGCAGCCGCCACTTCTCGCGCTATGATCTGAGTTACCTGCCCGAGGACGGGCGTTACCTGATCGACTGCGGCGTGGGGGCCTTCATGTTCTGCCGGCTGCCGGTGGTGAAGGAGCTGGGCTTCTTCGACGAGGACTACTTCTTCTACGGCGAAGACATCGATCTCTGCTACCGGGTGCGCCAGCGCGGCCACAGCATCTGGTACCTGGGTGACATCGACATTCTGCATCACAAGCGCGGCACCTCGCTCAAGAGCGGCACCTGGGTCATGCATCACTTTCATGCCTCGATGCTGATCTTCTACCGCAAGCACTACCGGCAGCAGTATCCCTGGTTCGTCAACTGGTTGGTCTATGCGGGCGTGGGCACGCGGTATGCCCTTGTCCGACTTCTGGCGATGGTGCTGGGAAGGCAGAAGGGATGA
- the rlmN gene encoding 23S rRNA (adenine(2503)-C(2))-methyltransferase RlmN, protein MRGYLQPMQTTGSTSQLNLCGLSPLELADVLESAGENRFRASQIFQWVHQKQVFDFSAMSNLSRDLRDTLARHFQVLELVPVRHAVSRVSACEKFLFRLHDGEHIESVWMDFGDRQTVCVSSQVGCALGCKFCATATMGLKRHLDVSEILQQILYIQSLPGKKVRNVVFMGMGEPLHNYETVCKAVRLLNDPAGLAIGQRRITVSTSGLVPRILQLAEEDVPCRLAVSLNAITDEKRNALMPVNRKHDLDQLFAACKVWTEKKRDRVTFEYILMDGVNDAEEDLKGLRSRLSRLPCKLNLIYYNPTNRGFTSSDTRIYERFFEGLKNAPFAVTLRQNMGTDISAACGQLLVEEAQAG, encoded by the coding sequence GTGCGTGGCTATCTTCAGCCGATGCAGACTACCGGGTCCACCAGCCAGCTCAACCTGTGCGGATTGAGTCCTCTGGAGCTGGCCGACGTACTGGAAAGTGCTGGGGAGAACCGTTTTCGCGCCAGCCAGATCTTCCAGTGGGTTCACCAGAAACAAGTCTTCGACTTTTCCGCCATGAGCAATCTGTCCCGCGATTTGCGGGATACCCTCGCCCGGCATTTTCAGGTGCTCGAGCTGGTACCGGTGCGCCATGCGGTCAGCCGGGTGAGTGCCTGCGAGAAGTTCCTCTTCCGGCTGCACGACGGCGAGCACATCGAGTCGGTCTGGATGGACTTCGGCGACCGGCAGACGGTGTGCGTGTCCAGCCAGGTGGGCTGTGCCCTGGGCTGCAAGTTCTGTGCGACGGCCACCATGGGTCTCAAGCGTCATCTGGACGTATCGGAGATCCTGCAGCAGATCCTGTACATCCAGTCCCTGCCGGGCAAGAAGGTGCGCAACGTGGTCTTCATGGGCATGGGCGAGCCGCTGCACAACTATGAGACGGTCTGCAAGGCGGTGCGCCTGCTGAATGATCCGGCCGGTCTTGCCATCGGGCAGCGGCGGATCACCGTGTCCACCTCGGGCCTGGTGCCGCGCATCCTGCAACTGGCCGAGGAAGACGTGCCCTGCCGACTGGCGGTCTCGCTGAACGCGATCACCGACGAAAAGCGCAACGCATTGATGCCCGTCAACCGCAAGCACGACCTCGATCAGCTGTTTGCGGCCTGCAAGGTCTGGACGGAGAAGAAACGTGACCGCGTGACCTTCGAGTACATCCTGATGGATGGTGTCAACGATGCGGAAGAAGACCTGAAAGGGCTGCGCAGCCGCCTCTCGCGTCTGCCCTGCAAGCTGAACCTGATCTACTACAACCCCACCAATCGCGGCTTCACCAGCAGTGACACACGGATCTACGAGCGCTTCTTCGAGGGACTGAAGAATGCGCCTTTTGCCGTCACGCTGCGCCAGAACATGGGAACCGACATCAGTGCCGCCTGCGGGCAATTGCTGGTAGAGGAGGCACAGGCGGGATGA
- a CDS encoding response regulator, protein MNTTHTQPCILLADDEAILLRTSEQLLTFLGYEVVTAANGHEALDMFFRNPDRFDLVMVDDQMPYVTGKEVCRKIHELQPEQKLLLCSGHAAEDKPAAGEPPKLTKPYTIGELVHILQNLLETT, encoded by the coding sequence ATGAACACCACGCACACCCAGCCCTGCATCCTGCTGGCCGATGACGAGGCGATCCTGCTTCGCACGAGCGAGCAACTGCTGACTTTCCTGGGTTATGAAGTCGTGACCGCCGCCAACGGCCATGAGGCTCTGGACATGTTCTTTCGCAATCCGGACCGCTTCGACCTGGTCATGGTCGATGACCAGATGCCCTACGTGACCGGCAAGGAAGTCTGTCGCAAGATCCACGAGCTGCAGCCGGAACAGAAACTGCTGCTTTGCTCTGGTCATGCTGCGGAGGACAAGCCCGCTGCCGGCGAGCCCCCCAAACTCACCAAGCCCTACACCATTGGTGAACTGGTGCATATCCTCCAGAACCTGCTGGAAACCACCTGA
- a CDS encoding redoxin domain-containing protein: MNRTLMIVALAAGLSSVAQAEYSVGSVPPDFTCNTTRPDLHGTSWNLNSYRGKVVMINFGAVWCGPCNSEFPYLQSEYETNYDPAGFELIHIDVDNEPADYLNNHWIGNYGVTFPLLMGCGSLFGAYGTGYIPHTLLLDTEGIVRGNWVGFATGDIPVIQGIIESYMSIDFPSLTINETMISGDANEDGRPDAGETVNLGFSLSNSGIAVDALTTTATLSTTAEGITINNASTTFPAIAPGDTEFNDVDFSFSVAEGVEPFWADFTITVSSTYEGSEEPYVNELHTMIRIDRPELLIVDSDGGADDNENWVTNALVSRDQGYDVWNGDNGEISGDELGRYSRVIWLGGINQNDVSGTEAFGLADFMDNGGELIFSSQYALDNSENTQFFADYFHVGLEQDLGVTAFLLAGADGDPFFSNTNLVITGSGGAANNQHPDRLTVMEGATPFMNWMQGGGAGGVYVDNGTYKAIFMGFPVEASRTHTSYPASMTMSIFLDHADNFFSGNTGVNENPALAEDFHINQAFPNPFNPTTMVSFSTPRSAETSVVVYNTIGQQVAELFSGQLPAGTHELLFDAAKLSSGVYFVQLIADNQARDLIKVSLVK; encoded by the coding sequence ATGAACAGAACCTTGATGATTGTTGCGCTCGCAGCAGGTCTTTCCAGCGTGGCCCAGGCGGAGTATTCCGTCGGCAGCGTGCCGCCGGATTTCACCTGCAACACCACCCGTCCGGACCTTCACGGAACCAGCTGGAACCTGAATTCCTACCGCGGCAAGGTGGTCATGATCAACTTCGGCGCCGTCTGGTGCGGCCCCTGCAATTCCGAGTTCCCCTACCTGCAGAGCGAGTACGAAACCAACTATGATCCCGCCGGTTTCGAACTGATTCACATCGACGTGGACAACGAGCCCGCCGACTACCTGAACAATCACTGGATCGGCAACTACGGTGTCACATTCCCGCTGCTGATGGGCTGCGGCAGCCTCTTCGGCGCGTACGGCACCGGTTACATCCCGCACACGCTGCTGCTTGATACCGAAGGCATCGTGCGCGGCAACTGGGTCGGGTTCGCCACCGGCGACATCCCCGTGATCCAGGGCATCATCGAGTCCTACATGTCCATCGACTTCCCCTCGCTGACGATCAACGAAACGATGATCAGCGGCGATGCCAACGAGGACGGCCGTCCCGATGCCGGCGAAACGGTGAACCTGGGCTTCAGCCTGAGCAATTCCGGCATCGCCGTGGATGCGCTCACCACCACCGCCACCCTCAGCACCACCGCTGAAGGCATCACCATCAACAACGCCTCCACCACCTTCCCGGCCATCGCCCCCGGTGATACCGAGTTCAACGACGTGGACTTCAGCTTCAGCGTCGCCGAAGGTGTCGAGCCCTTCTGGGCCGATTTCACCATCACCGTCTCGAGCACCTATGAAGGTTCCGAGGAACCCTATGTGAACGAGCTGCACACCATGATCCGCATCGACCGTCCCGAGCTGCTGATCGTGGACAGCGACGGCGGTGCCGACGACAACGAGAACTGGGTCACCAACGCACTCGTCAGCCGCGACCAGGGTTACGACGTCTGGAACGGCGACAACGGCGAAATCTCCGGTGACGAACTGGGACGTTACAGCCGCGTGATCTGGCTGGGTGGCATCAACCAGAACGACGTGTCCGGTACCGAAGCCTTCGGCCTGGCCGACTTCATGGACAATGGCGGCGAGCTGATCTTCAGCAGCCAGTATGCTCTGGACAACAGCGAGAATACCCAGTTCTTCGCCGACTACTTCCATGTGGGTCTGGAGCAGGATCTGGGCGTGACCGCATTCCTGCTGGCCGGTGCCGATGGCGATCCCTTCTTCAGCAACACCAACCTGGTGATCACGGGCAGCGGCGGTGCCGCCAACAACCAGCATCCCGATCGTCTGACGGTCATGGAAGGCGCCACGCCCTTCATGAACTGGATGCAGGGCGGCGGAGCCGGTGGCGTGTACGTGGACAACGGAACCTACAAGGCGATCTTCATGGGATTCCCCGTGGAAGCCAGCCGTACCCACACCTCCTATCCCGCCAGCATGACCATGTCGATCTTCCTGGATCATGCCGACAACTTCTTCAGTGGCAACACGGGTGTGAACGAGAACCCTGCCCTGGCTGAGGACTTCCACATCAACCAGGCCTTCCCGAATCCCTTCAACCCGACCACCATGGTCAGTTTCAGCACCCCGCGCAGCGCCGAGACCAGCGTTGTTGTCTACAACACCATCGGCCAGCAGGTTGCCGAGCTGTTCAGTGGCCAGCTGCCCGCCGGCACCCACGAGCTGCTCTTCGACGCGGCCAAGCTGTCCAGCGGTGTCTATTTCGTCCAGCTGATCGCCGACAATCAGGCCCGCGACCTGATCAAGGTCAGCCTGGTCAAATAG
- a CDS encoding TlpA family protein disulfide reductase, with the protein MSRLSLSALLCVLSIGSAVAEYSVGSVPPDFTCATTRPDLHGSSWNLYSQRGKVVMINFGATWCGPCNSEFPYLESHYEQHFDPEGFELVHVDVDNASATTLNNWWQQYGITFPLLMGCASLFGSYGTGYIPHTLIIDPQGIVRGNWVGFSTGDIPVLQSIIETYLVIPHPVLNISQQVFSGDANGDGRADPSETINLALQLHNSGNALEALGTTASLSCLHPGITMVSNSSTYPALPAGQSGYGDLEFSFSVAPDAPVSWADFTLTLSSSHSGSGTPWITELTFPVRIGRPERLIVDSDGAQDDNENWALAAYSQRGLEVDLWVAGQGEIGATELARYPRVLWLGGVDQADVSITEAAALASYVEGGGKLLLSSQYALDNPQNAQFFAETFRVALNQNLTSSSIILAGATPDGPFGGTNLVITGSGGAANNQAPDRLTVLPGGTACLNWTQSGGGTGGVYTEEGSRAMFLGFPLEASRYYASYPASLTMAQFLEQADAWFDYTDPVSTAPIEVHFSLDLGCLDDWTYAGGVSLSGTGPTLGEGQPGSISMTESQEPGQFEASVVFPVGVTLAQEYRFAISADGLVWNEESLPQARPLTLMNDVPVLPLPIANWNDQLCRPEVRIQLFGGAVVFLEWDAVPGATLYRVHGAADPWFTPSPSNLLSQQPALSLGMLLSPELRFFTVIAVRQEE; encoded by the coding sequence CCTGGTGCGGCCCCTGCAATTCGGAGTTCCCCTATCTGGAAAGCCACTACGAGCAGCACTTCGACCCTGAAGGTTTCGAACTGGTGCACGTGGATGTGGACAACGCCAGTGCCACGACCCTCAACAACTGGTGGCAGCAGTACGGCATCACGTTCCCGCTCCTGATGGGCTGTGCCAGCCTGTTCGGCTCCTACGGCACGGGCTACATTCCCCACACCCTGATCATCGATCCGCAGGGCATCGTGCGTGGGAACTGGGTCGGCTTCAGCACGGGGGACATTCCTGTGTTGCAGTCGATCATCGAGACATATCTTGTGATACCACATCCCGTACTGAACATCAGCCAGCAGGTATTCAGCGGGGATGCCAATGGCGATGGCCGGGCCGATCCGAGCGAAACCATCAACCTGGCCCTGCAGCTGCACAATTCCGGCAACGCGCTGGAGGCGTTGGGCACCACGGCCAGTCTCAGTTGCTTGCACCCCGGAATCACGATGGTTTCGAACTCCAGCACATATCCCGCGCTTCCTGCGGGACAGAGTGGCTACGGAGATCTGGAGTTCAGTTTCAGCGTGGCCCCGGACGCTCCGGTTTCCTGGGCTGACTTCACGCTCACGCTCAGCAGCAGCCATTCCGGGTCGGGTACGCCCTGGATCACGGAGCTGACCTTTCCCGTGCGTATCGGGCGTCCCGAGCGCCTGATCGTGGACAGCGACGGAGCGCAGGACGACAACGAGAACTGGGCACTTGCAGCCTATTCACAGCGCGGTCTCGAGGTGGATCTCTGGGTTGCGGGACAGGGCGAGATCGGTGCCACAGAATTGGCCCGCTATCCGCGCGTGCTCTGGCTTGGCGGAGTGGACCAGGCGGATGTGAGCATCACGGAAGCCGCCGCCCTGGCCAGTTACGTCGAGGGTGGAGGCAAGCTCCTGCTTAGCAGCCAGTATGCGCTGGACAACCCACAGAACGCGCAGTTCTTCGCCGAGACCTTCCGCGTGGCGCTGAACCAGAACCTGACCAGCTCCAGCATCATTCTGGCGGGAGCCACTCCGGATGGCCCGTTCGGCGGCACCAATCTCGTGATCACCGGTTCCGGTGGAGCCGCCAACAATCAGGCACCCGACAGGCTGACGGTGCTGCCCGGAGGCACGGCCTGCCTGAACTGGACCCAGAGCGGAGGTGGCACGGGTGGAGTGTATACGGAGGAGGGATCCCGCGCGATGTTCCTCGGATTTCCCCTCGAGGCCAGTCGCTACTATGCTTCCTATCCCGCCAGTCTGACCATGGCCCAGTTCCTCGAGCAGGCTGATGCCTGGTTCGACTACACCGACCCGGTCTCGACTGCACCGATCGAGGTACACTTCAGTCTGGACCTGGGCTGTCTGGATGACTGGACGTACGCGGGGGGTGTGTCACTCAGTGGCACGGGGCCGACTCTTGGAGAAGGCCAGCCGGGTTCGATTTCCATGACCGAGAGCCAGGAACCGGGACAGTTCGAAGCCAGCGTGGTGTTTCCCGTCGGAGTCACGCTCGCCCAGGAGTATCGTTTCGCGATCAGCGCGGATGGGCTGGTCTGGAATGAAGAATCTCTTCCGCAGGCACGCCCCCTGACGCTGATGAACGATGTGCCCGTGTTGCCCCTGCCCATTGCAAACTGGAATGACCAGCTGTGCCGACCGGAGGTGAGAATCCAGCTCTTCGGTGGCGCCGTGGTGTTCCTTGAATGGGATGCGGTGCCCGGAGCCACGCTGTACAGGGTGCATGGTGCCGCGGATCCCTGGTTCACACCCAGCCCCTCGAATCTGCTCTCACAGCAACCCGCTCTGTCGCTGGGAATGCTGCTCTCACCCGAACTGCGATTCTTCACGGTGATCGCAGTTCGGCAGGAAGAGTGA